The following proteins are co-located in the Defluviitalea raffinosedens genome:
- the asnB gene encoding asparagine synthase (glutamine-hydrolyzing) yields MCGFCGFVGETKDREPVLKEMMNTIIHRGPDSDGQYIDDQAALGFRRLSIIDLAEGSQPLYNEEGNLVLVFNGEIYNYQSIRKILEEKGHIFKTHTDSEVLIHAYEEYQTDMLNHLRGMFAFVIWDNKNKVLFGARDFFGIKPFYYYNENGVFVFGSEIKSILKHDLVKKELNLNALETYLTFQYSAMEETFFKNIFRLPPAHFFIYKNGKMDIKRYWEPVFDAEDKSLEEYVEEIDQRMKESIKTHKISDVEVGSFLSSGVDSSYVAACFKGDKTFTVGFDYDQYNEIDYAKSLSEKVGIANYHKLITTKEYWEVLPKVQYYMDEPLADPSAVALYFVSQLASQHVKVVLSGEGADELFGGYNIYKEPLDLRVLTVLPKPVRKLLGKLASLLPFDIKGKNFFIRGSKSIEERFIGNAFMFTEKERKELLKHKTNAPSPFSLVKPYYDKVKLKDDVTKMQYVDIHMWLWGDILLKADKMSMAHSLELRVPFLDKEVFNLASRIPVKYRVNKHNTKYALRLAAKKNMPEDVANKKKLGFPVPIRIWLREEKYYNIVKEAFTSNAAQTYFNTDKLLTILDDHYKGVKDNSRKIWTIFMFLVWYKQYFEV; encoded by the coding sequence ATGTGTGGTTTTTGTGGTTTTGTAGGTGAAACAAAAGATAGAGAACCTGTTTTAAAAGAAATGATGAATACTATTATTCACAGAGGTCCTGACAGTGACGGACAATACATAGATGACCAGGCTGCTCTTGGCTTTAGACGCCTTAGCATCATTGACCTGGCAGAAGGCTCCCAGCCTCTCTATAATGAAGAAGGCAATCTGGTTTTGGTTTTCAACGGTGAAATCTATAACTATCAGTCCATAAGAAAAATACTTGAAGAAAAAGGGCATATTTTTAAAACCCATACGGACTCGGAAGTTTTGATCCATGCCTATGAAGAATATCAAACGGACATGTTAAATCATCTTCGGGGCATGTTTGCATTTGTGATCTGGGACAATAAAAATAAAGTCTTATTCGGGGCGAGGGACTTTTTTGGCATTAAGCCCTTTTATTATTATAATGAGAATGGTGTTTTTGTATTCGGCTCAGAAATAAAAAGCATCCTAAAACATGATTTGGTAAAAAAAGAATTGAATCTGAATGCTCTTGAGACCTATCTGACATTCCAGTATTCTGCCATGGAAGAAACCTTTTTTAAGAATATTTTCAGGCTTCCTCCTGCTCATTTCTTTATTTATAAAAATGGAAAGATGGATATTAAAAGATACTGGGAACCAGTCTTTGATGCGGAAGATAAGTCTTTAGAAGAATATGTGGAAGAGATCGATCAAAGGATGAAAGAATCCATCAAGACTCATAAAATCAGTGATGTTGAAGTAGGCTCCTTCCTGTCCAGCGGAGTAGATTCCAGTTATGTTGCAGCATGCTTTAAGGGAGATAAGACTTTTACTGTAGGATTTGATTACGATCAATACAATGAAATCGATTATGCCAAGTCTCTTTCAGAAAAAGTGGGCATCGCCAATTACCACAAGTTGATTACAACTAAGGAATACTGGGAAGTACTTCCTAAGGTTCAATATTACATGGACGAGCCCCTGGCTGATCCATCTGCCGTTGCTCTTTATTTTGTAAGTCAGCTGGCCAGCCAGCATGTTAAAGTTGTGCTTTCCGGAGAAGGGGCTGATGAACTTTTTGGAGGATATAATATCTACAAAGAACCTCTGGATTTAAGGGTTCTAACGGTACTTCCAAAGCCTGTAAGAAAGCTCTTAGGAAAATTGGCTTCACTACTGCCTTTTGATATTAAAGGGAAAAACTTCTTCATCCGCGGAAGCAAATCGATTGAGGAGAGATTCATAGGCAATGCCTTTATGTTTACTGAAAAAGAAAGAAAGGAACTCCTAAAACACAAAACTAATGCACCTTCACCTTTTAGCCTGGTTAAACCTTATTATGATAAGGTTAAACTAAAAGATGATGTGACCAAGATGCAATATGTGGACATTCACATGTGGCTTTGGGGAGATATTCTTCTTAAAGCAGATAAAATGAGTATGGCCCATTCCCTGGAGCTTAGGGTGCCTTTCCTGGATAAAGAAGTGTTTAACCTTGCTTCAAGGATTCCTGTCAAATATAGGGTAAATAAGCATAATACCAAGTATGCCCTAAGGCTTGCTGCCAAAAAGAATATGCCTGAAGATGTAGCCAACAAAAAGAAATTGGGATTCCCTGTTCCAATCAGAATCTGGCTTAGGGAAGAGAAGTATTATAACATTGTCAAAGAAGCCTTCACCTCCAATGCTGCACAAACTTACTTTAATACCGATAAGCTTCTGACGATCTTAGATGACCATTATAAAGGTGTAAAGGATAACAGCAGAAAAATATGGACCATATTTATGTTTTTGGTTTGGTATAAGCAATATTTTGAAGTGTAA
- the pepF gene encoding oligoendopeptidase F, whose product MSNPSNSLPLREEIDPKYKWNLKDLYPSDEACQEDMKKLEASLGDLSKFQNQLSNSSKVLLDCLVLNDKLSLMAEKIYVYSHMKFHEDTSNGFYQGLADRAKSLSIKLASASSFIIPEILSLSEVTLKNYLKENEELNLYAHLIENLLRQKDHILSKESEQLLAEASELGQAPSNIFSMINDADMTFPSIEGENGEKIEVTKGRFIQLMENPNRKIRKAAFKSLYSSYIKQKNTIAATYHGSIKKDVFFARMRKYASSLEYALFDDNIPVEVYTNLIDSVHEALPLMHRYVALRKRLLGVDELHMYDLYTPIVADVDMKVPYEEAKEIVKEGLAPLGEEYIKILEKGFKEGWIDVYENKGKRSGAYSWGAYGTHPYVLLNYQDNINNVFTLAHEMGHALHSYYSDSTQPYVYAQYPIFLAEVASTVNEALLMQHLLKTTEDKKKRAYLMNHFMEQFRATLFRQTMFAEFEKLTHEMLEKGEAITADSLAALYRDLNIKYYGPHIVVDSEIDFEWARIPHFYNAFYVYKYATGYSAAIALSERILNNEPDALEDYMAFLKSGGSDYPINILKKAGVDMSTTEPVKKALKVFEDLLIEMEKLQ is encoded by the coding sequence ATGTCAAATCCATCCAATAGCCTTCCTCTAAGGGAGGAAATAGATCCAAAATACAAGTGGAATCTTAAAGATTTGTATCCTTCCGATGAAGCGTGCCAAGAGGACATGAAAAAATTAGAAGCTTCCCTTGGGGATTTGTCTAAATTTCAAAACCAACTTTCCAATTCATCAAAGGTACTTCTGGATTGCTTGGTGCTGAATGACAAATTGTCTCTGATGGCAGAAAAAATCTATGTGTATTCCCATATGAAATTTCATGAAGATACTTCCAATGGTTTTTATCAAGGCTTGGCCGATCGTGCCAAATCCCTGTCCATTAAACTTGCTTCTGCTTCTTCATTTATTATTCCTGAAATTTTATCTCTGTCAGAAGTGACATTAAAAAATTATTTAAAGGAAAATGAAGAACTGAATCTATACGCTCACTTAATAGAAAACCTACTTAGACAAAAGGATCACATTCTTTCCAAGGAAAGCGAACAGCTTTTGGCAGAAGCTTCAGAACTTGGTCAAGCGCCTTCCAATATTTTCTCAATGATCAATGACGCCGACATGACCTTCCCATCCATCGAAGGAGAAAATGGAGAAAAAATCGAAGTGACTAAAGGGCGTTTCATCCAGCTCATGGAAAACCCTAACAGAAAAATAAGAAAAGCAGCCTTTAAGTCTCTATATTCCAGTTATATTAAGCAAAAGAACACCATTGCTGCCACTTACCATGGAAGCATCAAAAAAGACGTGTTTTTTGCAAGAATGAGAAAGTATGCTTCTTCTCTTGAATATGCTCTTTTTGACGATAATATCCCTGTAGAAGTGTATACGAATTTGATTGACAGCGTTCATGAAGCTCTCCCTCTGATGCACAGATATGTAGCCTTAAGAAAACGATTATTAGGCGTAGACGAGCTTCATATGTATGATTTATATACTCCTATCGTTGCTGATGTGGATATGAAGGTTCCCTATGAAGAAGCCAAAGAAATCGTAAAAGAAGGCCTTGCACCTTTGGGAGAAGAGTATATTAAAATTCTTGAGAAGGGCTTTAAGGAAGGCTGGATTGATGTATACGAAAATAAAGGAAAAAGGAGTGGGGCATATTCCTGGGGTGCTTATGGAACCCATCCTTATGTACTTCTTAACTATCAGGATAATATTAATAATGTATTTACTTTAGCCCATGAAATGGGGCATGCCCTCCATTCCTATTATTCTGATTCAACTCAGCCCTATGTATATGCACAGTATCCTATTTTCTTAGCAGAAGTTGCTTCTACCGTTAATGAAGCACTCCTTATGCAGCATCTTCTAAAAACAACGGAAGATAAAAAGAAAAGGGCATATCTTATGAATCATTTTATGGAACAGTTTAGAGCGACTCTGTTCCGTCAAACAATGTTTGCAGAGTTTGAAAAATTAACTCATGAAATGTTGGAAAAAGGCGAAGCCATAACGGCAGATTCTCTTGCAGCCCTCTATCGAGATCTAAATATTAAGTATTATGGTCCTCATATTGTTGTGGATTCTGAAATTGATTTTGAATGGGCAAGAATTCCTCATTTCTATAATGCCTTCTATGTGTATAAATATGCTACAGGATATTCTGCTGCCATTGCCCTTTCAGAAAGAATCTTAAATAACGAGCCAGATGCCCTTGAAGATTATATGGCCTTCTTAAAAAGCGGAGGTTCAGACTATCCTATCAACATTCTAAAAAAAGCCGGTGTGGATATGAGTACAACTGAACCTGTTAAGAAAGCACTGAAAGTGTTTGAAGATTTGCTGATTGAAATGGAAAAATTACAATAA
- a CDS encoding formate/nitrite transporter family protein — MDRNYLTPEEITDYTIGAGVKKANRTVFQQLMLSILAGAFIAMGAIASNTAIHDISNPGISKLVAGAIFPVGLLMVVIAGAELFTGNCLLSLALFEEKISLYQMIKNLFIVYAGNFIGSLGFAWLEANSGLFDLNSGKLGALHIKTAIYKTGLSFSKALILGIMCNVIVCIAVWMMYGAKDLSGKVWAGFFPIFAFVISGYEHSVANMYYIPAGLFAKSNPLYVKAGGFASEALAGLTWKSFIITNLLPVTIGNIIGGALFVGGIYWLIFKKKINPQTSIQKNG; from the coding sequence ATGGACAGAAATTACTTAACACCGGAAGAAATAACAGATTATACCATTGGGGCAGGAGTAAAAAAGGCTAACAGAACGGTATTCCAACAACTCATGCTGTCAATTTTGGCAGGAGCATTCATCGCTATGGGAGCCATAGCCAGCAATACTGCCATTCATGATATATCCAACCCTGGAATTTCAAAATTAGTAGCAGGAGCGATCTTCCCCGTAGGACTTTTAATGGTAGTTATTGCAGGGGCTGAGTTATTTACAGGAAATTGTTTGCTTTCTTTAGCCTTGTTTGAAGAAAAGATATCATTATACCAAATGATTAAAAATCTTTTTATAGTATATGCAGGCAATTTTATCGGATCCCTTGGATTTGCATGGTTAGAAGCAAACAGTGGATTATTTGATTTAAACAGTGGGAAATTAGGAGCACTGCATATAAAAACTGCGATTTATAAAACAGGATTATCTTTTTCGAAGGCATTGATCCTGGGGATAATGTGTAATGTTATCGTATGTATTGCCGTATGGATGATGTATGGTGCAAAAGACTTATCAGGCAAAGTATGGGCAGGATTTTTCCCTATATTTGCTTTTGTCATTTCGGGATATGAGCATAGCGTGGCGAATATGTATTATATTCCGGCAGGTCTTTTTGCCAAATCAAATCCTTTATATGTAAAAGCTGGAGGATTCGCTTCAGAAGCTTTGGCGGGGCTTACATGGAAAAGCTTTATCATAACCAATCTGCTTCCCGTTACCATAGGAAATATTATAGGCGGAGCTTTATTCGTGGGGGGAATATATTGGCTTATTTTTAAGAAAAAAATAAATCCTCAAACCTCTATCCAAAAAAATGGATAA
- a CDS encoding HIT family protein — protein MELECLFCKIANGEIPSATVLENSEFRVILDRFPGSKGHLLIIPKEHIENIFEIDPEKGGRLFALSVQLAKILKKELDLEGLNIVQNNGKIAGQTIFHFHLHLIPRYSDDRINITWKPTEPTEEELDVLAKKLYKALQ, from the coding sequence ATAGAATTGGAGTGTTTATTTTGCAAAATTGCTAACGGAGAAATTCCTTCAGCAACGGTTTTAGAAAACAGTGAATTTAGAGTGATTTTGGACAGGTTCCCGGGAAGTAAAGGGCATCTTCTCATTATTCCGAAAGAACATATAGAAAATATTTTTGAAATTGATCCGGAAAAAGGGGGCAGACTGTTCGCTTTAAGTGTTCAGTTAGCCAAAATACTCAAGAAAGAGCTTGATTTAGAAGGCCTTAATATTGTACAAAACAATGGTAAAATAGCAGGACAAACGATATTTCATTTCCATCTTCATCTTATACCAAGATATTCTGATGATCGTATTAACATTACATGGAAGCCTACGGAACCTACAGAAGAAGAATTGGATGTTCTGGCTAAAAAGCTTTATAAAGCATTGCAATAA
- a CDS encoding NAD(P)-dependent malic enzyme, which yields MDINEKALLMHKEWQGKLEITAKAKVKSKEDLSIAYTPGVAEPCRKIHENKEDVYTYTMKGNTVAVISDGTAVLGLGDIGPEAAMPVMEGKAVLFKEFGGVNAIPICLATKDTEEIIKTVKCLAPSFGGINLEDIAAPRCFEIEERLKNELDIPVFHDDQHGTAIVVLAGVINALKIVKKDKKTMKVVVSGAGSAGIAITKLLLNYGFENIILCDKIGILHKDAEGMNWAQKEMTKVTNKENLKGDLKDALKGADLFIGVSAPGIVTKEMVASMNKDAIIFAMANPVPEIMPDLAKEAGARIVGTGRSDFPNQVNNVLVFPGIFKGALAARATQITEEMKLAAAHAIAGMIPKEALNEENILPKPFDEGVADKVAQAVIDVYKK from the coding sequence ATGGATATAAACGAAAAAGCCCTTTTGATGCACAAAGAATGGCAGGGGAAACTGGAGATCACAGCAAAAGCAAAAGTAAAATCCAAAGAAGATTTATCCATTGCATATACTCCGGGGGTTGCAGAGCCCTGCAGAAAAATACATGAGAACAAAGAAGATGTCTATACCTATACCATGAAAGGCAACACTGTTGCAGTGATATCCGATGGAACAGCTGTACTGGGATTGGGAGATATCGGTCCGGAAGCAGCTATGCCGGTTATGGAAGGGAAAGCAGTATTATTTAAAGAATTTGGGGGAGTAAATGCCATTCCTATTTGCCTGGCTACCAAAGATACAGAAGAAATTATAAAAACAGTAAAGTGTCTTGCACCTTCCTTTGGGGGCATTAATCTGGAAGATATTGCGGCTCCCCGCTGTTTTGAAATAGAAGAAAGACTTAAGAATGAACTGGATATTCCCGTATTTCATGATGACCAGCACGGGACAGCAATCGTTGTTTTAGCGGGAGTGATTAATGCTCTAAAAATCGTAAAAAAAGATAAAAAAACCATGAAGGTAGTTGTAAGCGGAGCGGGCTCTGCAGGAATAGCGATCACTAAACTGCTTTTAAATTATGGCTTCGAAAACATTATACTCTGCGACAAAATCGGTATACTTCATAAAGATGCTGAAGGAATGAACTGGGCACAAAAAGAAATGACTAAAGTAACCAATAAGGAAAATCTAAAAGGCGATTTAAAAGATGCCCTTAAGGGAGCAGATCTTTTTATAGGGGTTTCAGCACCTGGAATCGTTACAAAAGAAATGGTTGCGTCTATGAATAAAGATGCCATTATATTTGCCATGGCGAATCCAGTTCCTGAAATTATGCCTGATCTTGCAAAAGAAGCAGGGGCCAGAATCGTGGGTACAGGCCGTTCTGATTTCCCCAACCAGGTTAATAATGTATTGGTTTTCCCCGGAATTTTTAAAGGTGCTTTAGCGGCAAGAGCAACCCAAATCACAGAGGAAATGAAACTGGCAGCGGCTCATGCTATTGCAGGCATGATTCCTAAGGAAGCATTAAACGAAGAAAATATTCTTCCCAAACCCTTTGACGAAGGAGTAGCTGACAAAGTTGCCCAGGCGGTGATCGATGTATATAAAAAATAA
- a CDS encoding SCP2 sterol-binding domain-containing protein: MKTLIIYEGEKQKTLQRIIKIVSNTLKELQVEVEEILLDEYNIPYYGEDIHKDVQQIVTKIKEADAVVFGLKVVLMGPSGLFKVFFEHLTHPSYKNLLKDKYGFCIGLTNTTGERETVEYALRIWELLGGIEGGRMALYASSPKEIEEIKESIEKRVEDFYRVFRQARQKLPTSDKALEAKPEPFQIQGLKEEVQKTPEKKIVAWTPPVVTAPAAVEVPAVKAPPSMEPVEVKPVRFEAFSEQQEKDIQELTEFFKQQLSGKQPEANLNPYGIYGKPASMQPVTQSSKTCKQMTKNLPHYFQPHLASNFKGTFQFHVSGKEPFEAYISIENGECNYYDGVSDQADIVLIMNEDVWMDILKGKFTAQKGFMTGQLKVRGNFMILNKLDQLFKKM, from the coding sequence ATGAAAACACTGATTATCTATGAAGGTGAAAAGCAAAAAACACTGCAGCGTATTATAAAAATAGTATCCAATACTTTAAAAGAACTTCAAGTAGAAGTAGAAGAGATTTTACTGGATGAATATAATATACCCTATTATGGCGAAGATATTCATAAAGATGTACAACAGATTGTTACTAAAATTAAGGAAGCGGACGCAGTTGTTTTTGGATTAAAGGTTGTCTTGATGGGGCCTTCCGGATTATTTAAAGTATTTTTTGAGCATTTAACTCATCCTTCCTATAAGAATCTATTAAAAGATAAATATGGTTTTTGCATTGGTTTAACGAATACCACAGGGGAAAGAGAAACTGTAGAGTATGCCTTAAGGATATGGGAATTACTCGGAGGCATAGAGGGAGGGCGAATGGCTCTTTATGCTTCAAGCCCTAAAGAAATTGAAGAGATCAAAGAATCTATAGAGAAAAGAGTAGAAGATTTTTATCGCGTCTTTAGACAAGCAAGGCAAAAGCTTCCTACCAGTGACAAAGCTTTGGAAGCAAAACCAGAACCATTCCAAATTCAAGGCTTGAAAGAAGAAGTACAAAAAACTCCTGAAAAGAAGATAGTGGCCTGGACCCCTCCTGTCGTTACAGCGCCAGCAGCGGTTGAAGTCCCAGCAGTCAAAGCACCTCCTTCTATGGAACCTGTAGAAGTTAAGCCTGTTCGATTTGAGGCTTTTTCAGAACAACAGGAAAAAGATATACAAGAATTGACAGAGTTTTTTAAGCAACAGCTTTCAGGCAAGCAGCCAGAGGCCAACTTAAATCCTTATGGTATTTATGGAAAGCCTGCATCCATGCAGCCAGTTACTCAAAGTAGTAAAACCTGCAAACAGATGACCAAGAATCTGCCACATTATTTTCAGCCCCATCTGGCATCGAATTTTAAAGGAACTTTTCAGTTTCATGTCAGCGGTAAGGAACCCTTTGAAGCGTATATTAGCATTGAAAATGGAGAATGCAATTATTACGACGGGGTTAGCGATCAGGCTGATATTGTTCTCATTATGAATGAAGATGTATGGATGGATATCTTAAAGGGAAAATTTACTGCACAAAAAGGTTTTATGACAGGACAGCTCAAAGTAAGAGGCAATTTTATGATATTAAACAAATTAGATCAATTATTTAAGAAAATGTAA
- a CDS encoding CAP domain-containing protein gives MKKRLCLFFPLFLLSMGCIISISSTTANAKKNVSFKWTSIKQAEVTAYLLNVRTGPDTSYPVINHLKKGQIVNVLGELNDWYIVQLPNDSIGVITSKFTKPYTYHTASNKETTESEAVPTWSNNMREKEDIMLEYINNERKKAGLQPYVMNEELQNIASLKAKDMAENNYFGHVSPTYGSPFDMLKNFGISYRIAGENIAGNSSVKNAHDAFMNSPGHKANILSKNYDQIGIGIAPSKKYGYIYVQIFKK, from the coding sequence ATGAAAAAGCGCCTTTGTCTTTTTTTTCCTCTTTTTCTCTTAAGTATGGGCTGTATCATTTCCATCTCTTCAACTACAGCCAATGCTAAAAAAAATGTTAGTTTTAAATGGACATCGATTAAACAGGCAGAAGTAACCGCTTACTTACTCAATGTGCGAACAGGGCCGGACACCTCATACCCTGTCATCAATCACTTAAAAAAGGGGCAAATTGTAAATGTCCTGGGGGAATTAAACGACTGGTATATCGTACAGTTGCCCAATGATTCCATAGGGGTAATTACAAGTAAATTCACCAAACCCTATACCTATCATACTGCTTCTAATAAAGAAACAACAGAATCTGAGGCTGTTCCTACCTGGTCAAACAATATGAGAGAAAAAGAAGACATTATGTTGGAATACATTAATAACGAAAGAAAAAAGGCGGGCCTTCAGCCCTATGTGATGAATGAAGAGCTCCAAAACATTGCCTCTCTTAAAGCAAAAGATATGGCTGAAAACAATTACTTTGGACATGTTTCTCCGACCTACGGAAGTCCTTTTGATATGTTGAAAAACTTCGGCATATCTTATCGTATCGCCGGAGAAAATATTGCCGGCAACAGCTCCGTTAAAAATGCCCATGATGCTTTTATGAACAGCCCCGGGCATAAAGCCAATATTTTAAGCAAAAACTATGATCAAATAGGGATTGGAATTGCCCCCAGCAAAAAATATGGATATATCTATGTTCAAATATTTAAAAAATAG
- a CDS encoding LysM peptidoglycan-binding domain-containing protein, with the protein MSEFFYGPTDSSDEIEELEEIEETKRSFLDNAKLVGEVPTGIHIYLEDYVYTYLYQYSKLNRGEEKGAALVGYYTEEFGEKMAIINGAIQFKSSLAEDKVLLTDEVLNEVKAKLNKYFPDRELMGWMHTQPGYGIFLTTQDIRLQKQFFGKPYQTLMIIDPIENMEAFFLWDKEEVRSAEGYYIYYDKNEQMQNYMVNHKVGVSNEELQEREDVVLHFRKKDRAKKQEIQHKKIIRLAASLSVVLFLMCVSMAVGLIQNRERLARLETELSHMDANYNNLLSQLQEKDLQVVFAETEEAALNETKETPEIAVKETEDAIIVEEQAKEEPKEEVKKESEKETVKEEAKETEQTPQIQESSYETYTVKKGDNLNRICYQYYKSTAFVDEIVKVNKLESPDKIYEGQVLKLPRL; encoded by the coding sequence ATGAGTGAGTTTTTTTATGGGCCAACGGATTCTTCCGACGAAATCGAAGAATTAGAAGAAATAGAAGAAACGAAACGCTCTTTTTTAGATAATGCAAAGCTCGTAGGAGAGGTGCCGACAGGAATCCATATTTATCTGGAGGATTATGTATATACTTACCTTTACCAGTACTCTAAGCTGAACCGGGGGGAAGAAAAAGGGGCGGCGCTTGTTGGGTATTACACAGAGGAATTCGGAGAGAAGATGGCAATTATTAACGGAGCCATTCAGTTTAAGAGCTCCCTGGCCGAAGACAAGGTACTGCTTACAGATGAAGTTCTCAATGAAGTAAAAGCAAAACTTAATAAATACTTTCCTGATCGTGAACTTATGGGATGGATGCACACCCAGCCAGGATATGGCATATTCCTCACCACCCAGGATATTCGCCTGCAAAAACAGTTTTTTGGAAAGCCCTATCAGACTCTGATGATCATTGATCCTATCGAAAATATGGAAGCTTTTTTCCTGTGGGATAAAGAAGAAGTACGATCGGCAGAAGGATATTATATTTACTATGATAAAAATGAACAGATGCAAAATTACATGGTAAATCATAAGGTAGGAGTCTCCAACGAGGAACTACAGGAAAGAGAAGATGTAGTGCTGCATTTTAGAAAGAAAGACAGGGCAAAAAAGCAGGAGATACAGCACAAAAAAATTATCCGTCTGGCTGCTTCCTTAAGCGTCGTGCTGTTTTTAATGTGTGTTTCCATGGCAGTGGGCCTCATTCAGAATAGGGAACGCCTGGCAAGACTTGAAACTGAGCTAAGCCACATGGATGCTAATTATAATAATTTATTAAGTCAACTCCAGGAAAAAGATCTTCAGGTGGTTTTTGCTGAAACAGAAGAAGCTGCTCTTAATGAAACAAAAGAAACTCCAGAAATTGCAGTGAAAGAAACAGAAGATGCCATTATTGTGGAAGAGCAAGCAAAAGAAGAACCCAAAGAAGAAGTAAAAAAAGAAAGTGAAAAAGAAACGGTAAAAGAAGAAGCAAAAGAAACAGAACAAACACCCCAGATTCAGGAATCAAGCTATGAGACATACACAGTAAAAAAGGGCGATAATCTCAACAGAATATGCTATCAGTATTACAAATCAACGGCTTTCGTAGACGAAATTGTAAAAGTGAATAAACTCGAAAGTCCGGATAAAATTTATGAGGGGCAGGTTTTAAAGCTCCCTCGTTTATAA
- a CDS encoding M1 family metallopeptidase, which yields MSAKSKLKIIAIIAFCVLVQIGCFQTLSSKPHKEEEPVIVILDEHSSNENIKIMSDSLKANKNPTVYTQYNVDLKINPREKTFTGIQKIQYTNQTGNPLNLIYLNLHLNAFRENSAIKPYFSGVEDKITSKGFKEGFIDIQSVLVNNEEVSFNQSDTLLEISLKTPAEVEESIEITIQFVGKVPIISHRIGSDDDALWMGNFLPVLAVYDKNGWNKYPYYPVGDPFFTDIANYTVKVTTPKEYVVVATGSEEETEEDGEKITTINAQMVRDFALAISNKFREVSLETETGVDIHLYSTHELSNSEKILNIAKRSLEYYSKRLGSYPYSELDIVEGALYAPDSMGYSTLVLMDSKKLQNDPTVILDVAHEIGHQWFYNIIGSNQIKEPWLDEAMVMYLQKNLFFVEEDIESLMEKQRDRLIASMKPMRVVSLNSDLSTFSSWETYYNIHYLRGQLMVHALKEKMGSENFDKFLKTYYEKYAFRIVDTEGFISTAEEIYGSSLKGFFSQWMNATELPEF from the coding sequence ATGTCGGCCAAAAGCAAATTAAAAATCATTGCGATCATTGCCTTCTGTGTGCTTGTTCAAATTGGCTGCTTCCAAACTCTAAGTTCTAAACCGCATAAAGAGGAAGAGCCAGTTATCGTTATTTTGGATGAACATTCAAGCAATGAAAATATTAAAATCATGTCCGATTCTTTAAAAGCCAATAAAAATCCAACAGTTTATACTCAATATAATGTAGATCTTAAAATCAATCCCCGAGAAAAAACTTTTACAGGAATTCAGAAAATACAATATACCAATCAGACAGGAAATCCTTTAAATTTAATATATCTTAATTTACACTTGAATGCTTTTAGAGAAAATAGCGCCATAAAGCCTTACTTTTCAGGCGTAGAAGATAAAATTACAAGCAAAGGGTTTAAGGAGGGATTTATTGATATTCAATCGGTCCTGGTGAATAACGAAGAAGTATCCTTTAATCAAAGCGATACGCTTTTGGAAATTTCATTAAAAACCCCTGCAGAAGTTGAAGAATCTATCGAAATTACTATTCAGTTTGTTGGAAAAGTACCTATCATTTCCCATCGTATCGGATCCGATGACGACGCGCTCTGGATGGGAAATTTTCTCCCTGTTTTAGCTGTATATGATAAAAATGGATGGAATAAATATCCTTATTATCCTGTAGGAGATCCTTTCTTTACCGATATCGCCAATTATACTGTAAAAGTGACGACTCCTAAGGAATATGTTGTGGTTGCAACTGGTAGCGAAGAAGAAACAGAAGAAGATGGAGAAAAAATCACTACGATCAATGCCCAAATGGTGAGGGATTTTGCCCTTGCTATAAGCAATAAATTTAGAGAAGTATCTTTAGAAACAGAAACGGGTGTGGATATTCATCTTTATTCCACCCATGAACTTTCCAATAGTGAAAAGATCCTAAACATAGCCAAAAGGTCTTTGGAGTATTATAGTAAAAGGCTGGGTTCGTACCCTTATTCAGAATTGGATATTGTAGAGGGGGCGTTATATGCTCCAGATAGTATGGGATATTCTACTTTAGTTTTAATGGATTCAAAGAAGCTGCAAAATGATCCGACAGTAATACTGGATGTTGCCCATGAAATAGGCCATCAGTGGTTTTATAACATCATAGGAAGCAACCAAATAAAAGAACCTTGGCTGGATGAAGCGATGGTTATGTATCTTCAGAAAAATCTATTCTTTGTGGAAGAAGATATCGAAAGCCTGATGGAGAAGCAAAGGGACAGGCTTATTGCGAGTATGAAGCCTATGCGGGTGGTCAGTTTAAACAGCGATTTAAGCACTTTTTCCAGCTGGGAAACCTATTATAATATCCATTATCTGAGAGGTCAATTGATGGTTCATGCTTTAAAAGAAAAAATGGGCAGTGAAAATTTTGATAAGTTTCTTAAGACTTACTACGAAAAATATGCTTTTAGAATAGTAGATACAGAAGGGTTTATTTCTACTGCCGAAGAGATATACGGCTCTTCCTTAAAGGGCTTCTTTTCTCAGTGGATGAACGCTACCGAATTACCTGAATTTTAA